AAGTAACACAGTTTAAACAATGATACATTAATTAATTATAAATGACAGCATATGAAGCCATGGAATTTCTGTTAATACCAAATGACTTTATGATGGTTTATATAAAATGAGAAACTGATAGAAAAGCCTCCATGTGTTAATAACACCCAGATATTTAAGGAAATTGGCTTTAAATGTTGCTGGGCATTATACAAAGGATATTCAATGAGCTGAATCCTGAGATTGACCCCTCactattgttttgttttaagcaAAAATGTCTATTTGCTTTAATAAGAACCCTTTTCAGAGAAAGGAAATCACCTCAGATGCAACCCTTATGGACATGTGTCATTGTCATGTTCAATATAGTTGTCTGAGCTCCTGTATTTGTGACATCCTGCTTCCTGTTGGCTCTCACAGTATTGCCAGATTTTTCCATGTTTCCTTTAGGTGTCTACTTGGACTGAGTTTCACTGCATGTAATAAAGACGATGATGACTGCTCAGTACAGAAGGAGAAGCTGTGTTTTGCCACAGTCCCATTAATCCCTGAAGAAATCTGGAATCAGAAGACAACCTGGCATGGGTTGTATTTCTAAGCTGGCTGTGAAAGCCACATGCACCTCAAAGGCCAATCATTTCCCCCACCAATCCTGTGTGCCACCCCTGCTGACTTGGCAGAAGTACTCTGCCATAAGCCCCAACTCTCACCACTCTGAAAAACTAAAATACTACGGACAAcaatgaaatttttaaaaagacaggAAACAAATGGATGTCTGCCAAATGGAGAAGGGCCACATGACTAGGCAAAGAATGTTTATTTTAGCACTCCCAAAGTCTGCTAAAGATAGTAGAGAGTGAAAATAAACGTGAGAGCTATCACACTGAAGTAAGAGGAGTTCACAAGCATCTTTAGGGTAGCAACAAGGGAGGAATTTTGGAGCTGTATGTCTGAGTAGGTTCTGTACCGGCTGCTCTGACCACCCAAACAATGGGGCACTTTGTGGATAGGAGGGTACACGCCGAGAAGTGGGGCGAAAGCACAGTATCCTTCATTTTGATGGATAAAAAAATGCCTATGCCAATAATACTATTGCAACTGTTCCTAGACTGCTCCATACATCACTAGATATGGGTCAGCACAAAATTAAGGCTAATGAAGTAGAATCTGGACACAGGAAACAGCAAAGTTCCCTGTAAGACACTGCACAATATActgaaacacatgcaaacagcAATTTCTGAACAGACTTAGCTTTCTTATTTGACCTTATTCCTTTTCAAAACTGTTTCTAGATTCTTCAAGAGAGAAACCTAAATATATTGCAAAAACTTCAAATGCTTTGCTCATGTATTTtacaaattttcatttttttctgaacttaAGAAGAGAGTTATCGAAGGTTGCCAAGCTAATTCCTGAATTTGTTCATGTTTATTGCCCTTTCACAAGTGGCTGACTCAACAGACAACTGAGAAAAGACTAAATAAGTTTTCTCTGGGTGGCATTTTAAGCTGGAGTATTTTAAGAACTGCTATTATGTTGCAGCTGAATATTCCAGCAGACTGTCTGACTCCTTTCTGAATCAGAGTGCCACTACACTAAATATTTGCACAAATTCCAAGCATTGCCCTGTACATTCTGCACAGAGAAGAACAATTTTATATCCAGGTAAGCAGTGGCTCTTTATACCAGCATTTGATCTCTAAAAAATGCAATCGTTAGAACAACACCAGAATAGACAGATTTAATTGTGAATCTAGCAAAATCCATGCTttctcaagatttttttttaagtgtcatATGTCTCAATCCATAAACAGACATACAACTGTATAGACAAATCTCTTTGTGTAGAGAGATCAATAAATCTGAAATTGTACAGGAATTAAGggcaaaaaaagacatttcaaaGCCTTCAAAAGACAGATTTGAACCAAAGTTGCTGAGTTGCTGCTAATGATACCAATTGTCCGAGTTGGAATTTTTTGAGACAGAAAGTTGGTACTTCAAACATACAAACAAGGTCAGTGAAAGACTTCACTGAATCAGCAAAATTCCTCAGTCTTACAgccttttagaaaaaaaaacccagaagattTAAAATCTATTTGTAAGAAAGGAGGACTGAGAAGAAGCAgagctatttttaaaagattattaAATATAACTAATGTAGATCTGAATATGTACCTGTGGTATTTGGGGTGGTAGCAGGTCATGAAACTTGGCTCCATAACCCTACTTCTGCAGCATGACTGTTTTCTAAATCACCTTTCAGTGATATGCAATCTAAAGAAGTCTTATCACAAGTCTTATCCTATAAATGGTGGTTAGTAGAAACTAAGACTGCTGGGAAGaaaaccacctttttttttcctaacttgCAGCTTAAAATCAAAAtgttgttttctgtttattttgaagAGAAATATACTCTCATGACCAGCAGACTGACTTAAAAACACACCAACTGGAACAAACTTAAAATTCCTTACTCCCTTCTATTTAAATAATTGTTTTGTCACTAGCTTGCTGACTAATCTTTTACAGCTCATTAACACCTATAGTTTTCACAAGTATTCAGTACTTTTTATTCATATTGTCTGTGCAGAACAGAATACAGGAATCATCTGACTTTCGGGGCCATGAAACTGAAAACTTCGGAGTGCAGAGGCTCAGCATCTTAGAACAAGAATATGGTTCCTCCATAATTCCCCCTCTAACGCCAGTTACCACACAGAAAGATGCATCTTCCTCTACAAAGATTGGAAGTTTCAAATATAAGAGAATAGAAATCATGGACTAAACCTCATAGTCACAGTAATATCCATCTATAAAATAGGCAAGATGCCCCAATCCATTGTCTTTCCGGGCAACCTTTGATCACTGTGAAATCTCTGTCAATTTCAGTGTAACAGAAGTCTTTCTTCTGCCATTTCTCCTTTATGGAGAATGTCTGCTTAACTGTCAGGCCCTCCTGGTGTGGGAACTGGttggaggaaaaggaaacacaagGAAAGCTGGTGACAGATGGCAGGACATGAATGCAGTAGTGAAATGGACCGGCCTTTTGTCTTGTCTGCTGCAATGCCAGTACACTGCCACACGTGAACGCTGGCAGCCTTGATGGCAGAGGACTTGCAGCTCTCAGACTCATATGCTTATGCACTATTAAGAATAGTGGCAGTAGAGGAACTGAGAACTCAATTACGTAATTAAGTCCTAATCACAATACAATCAGACTTCTTAATTCTCTTCTCAGATGCAACAGCTAATGAAAGATGTCCTTTAAATAATAATCAAGGGACCTGACCAACAGTGAAGAGTTGGATTCTTTGACCACCTCCTGTTGGTTTCTACTTTTCTAAAAAATTGTGAATTGATAGCTGaaggaaagtggaaaaaaggaggaaataaccagaaagagagaggggacTGGTCTTTCTTTTAGTTACTTCCCTGCTGGTAAATGGTGAGGCGTGTACTGTAATTTTAACCCAACACCCTCAGTTTAGGACACATTGTTTTAGAGTCAACTTACTAATTGAAGAAAACAACAAGCACAATTTTATTTCTATCTCAGCAAGTGTTTGATGTGCCTGTGGCAAGGAGACTGGTGTAAGAGAAGGACAGCCAGAGAAGGAAGGACACTCTCTTTGCCAGGCAGGAGACTGAGGAGTGAAATTCTTCACAGGTGTGTTCATTTCAACTTCCACTTTACAGCcagacaggaaagaaaatattagtTTATCAATGCCTATCCAAGATAGTGTGGAGAAACTTTTCAGCATACAATCCTTGACACAGACCCCCGTATTTCTCTTGGAGAGGGAACAGGCTGTAACTATCAATAGGACAAGAGAACATAGTCTTAAGCTGCACCAAGGGAGGTTTAGATAGATATTATGAAGAATTCCTTCACAGAGAGGGTGATTACATATTgggatgggctgcccagggaggtgatggaatcaccatccctggaggtgtttaaggcaAGACTgcacgtggcactcagtgccacgaCCTGGTTGATACAGTGGTGTTCGGTCAAAGATAGGACTTAATGATCTCAGCGGACTTTTCCAACCCAATTGATTCGGTGATTCTGTGAAGGCGCAAACAGTTTAAGGTCCCTCAATGCCTCCGCAAACACCACTCCTGCTGCCTGAGCACAGGGCCCATCTCGCTCCCACTCCTGTCTCTTAAGAACTACAGTGTGGAACGCACGACCACGGTATTCAGAGCCGAGGGCAGGGACACGACGGCTGTTGCCACGACACAGCGGGCACTTGTGAGTAGACACCAGGGAGCACCGGTTTTCACGGGCTACGACCGCTGCCCCCCACCCAGCCGCCAGGGCAGGCGGCAGCGCGGTTGCTGGAGGCACACcggagctgctggaggcacACCGCCCGCCCGGGGCCGAGTACCCCTCAGGGCCCCCGGGCCGGAGTTCGCCAGCGCTGCGGGATGGGAGGCCGCGGCTCCCAGAACGCGCCGCACGGGCAGCAGTGCTGCGGCGCCACTCTCGCGAGAGAGCCGCCCGCGTCGGCTAGACCCCGCACGCACAGGAGCCTCTCGCGAGAGCCGGGTCCGCGCGCCGGAATGGAGGCGCTGTTCgcgctggagctgctggtggaggCGGTACGGGTGGCGGAGCCGGGACCCGCGGAGCTCCCGGGACCCGCGGAGCTCCCGGGACCCGCGGAGCTCCCGGCCGTGGCGCTGCGCCTCTTGGACTTCCCCACCCTCGTGCTGCGCCCCGCCGCCACCGCGCCGCCCCTGCAGCCGGGGCAGCCCTTCCCCTTCGGCCGCGGCAAGCGCTGCGTGTTCCGCTGGCGCCCGCACTCGCTTTTCGccgcgctccgccgccgcccgctccgcgCTCTGCTCCTGGCGCTGCCCGCTGGGCTCGCCCCGGGCCCTCCCCGCCTCCTCGGCAGCTGCGCCGTGTCCctggcccccgccgccgccgagcTGCTGCAGCGGCCCGGGGCGCCCTCCTCCTGCGGCCGCCGCGGCCGCTTCGTGCTGCGGGACACCGCGGGCCGCCCCGTCGGAGAGCTGGTCTTGGGCTACCGCCTCACCAGCCTGGAGGCCGGTGAGGCGAATGCCGCCAGCCCCCGCGCTGTCACACCGCCTGCCACCACCCCTGAGCCGcgagacgaggaggaggaggagaaagaggaagaagaggaggagggtgaGGAGCTGGAAGGCAACGTCTTTTGCCCTCCGCTGCTCTATTACAGCCGTGAGCCGGCTCAGCCCCAGCGGGCGCCAGCAGCAGTGGAGCAATGGGAGTATGTCGAGCCCCAGAGACTGCAGGAGCGGGACAAGGGCCACAGCCCACCACGGCCCAGTGCGGGGCCCTCGCTGCTGCACCCCGCCAGCCCTCGACAGCCCCACGACGCCCTAGTGCAGCTACCGCTACTCAGTGCCTTGCTGGCGGAGCTGTCGGTGCTCACCCGCAGCGctgagcctgctgctgctgtccacccccGTCTTGCCTGGCTCTACGAGGCCCCGGGGCGTGGGGACATGGCCTCACGGTCCCCCAGTTGCTCTGCTGCCGTCAGGCCTGCAGAGACACCTGTGGGGCCTGGCAGGAGCAGTGAAGCCACAACCCCTCAAGTCATACAAGGCTGTCAAGAGGCCACTGCACCAGGGTCTTGTGGGGTTGGGAGAAGACCCAAGAAAGCTgtgccccagggacagccagccTCCGAAAGGAACTGCAAAGCTAAGGAGAACAGACCGCCTAGAAAGAAACTTTTGTATGGGCTGACAAATACACTGAGGCTACGGCTGCAGCAGACCAACCCTGATAAGCTGATAATTCATGAAAGGAGGGAGCAGTATAGGAAAAAGCAAATAGAGATGCTGAAGGAGAGAAGCTCCTTACCCAAGAGAAAGCTGGTCAGAAGTACTGAAGAACAGCATGTGTCTTGCAGGCATTGTAGCATGGGAGGCAGTTCAAAGCAGAATAATCAGTTGGATAAAATTGTTCAGACTTCATTGGAAAACAGTGCTCTCTCAGAGTCGATTTCTGTGACAGGAGATGTCTCCCCTGGCCTGCAGAAACAGGCTATTGCAAATCTATCCAGGAACGATTCAATTCCAAGCAAGGAATGTCCATATAAAGTAACTGCAGCCCCCGTACTGGAGGAAACTTTGTTAAAATCTGCTCTTGAGGAAAAGTATTCAAAAGCTCAACTTCCAGCAGCATTCCCATCAGATTCTAATGCAAAAGGAAGTAACGGCAATGCAATACACTTAATccatcataaaatcatagagcATGATGATGTGTCTGTTGTAAGTGGTCATAAACTAAGCCCCAGCAGGAGTGTTGAAAACAACTCTGAATTCATATACTCAGATGACTTTGTTGCTAGTCTAGAGAACACAGTTTATTCAGAAAATTTCACCAATGATGAGTGTACAGGCAGAGACTCGAAAGTTCTTGACAGCAGTCCTGAGCCTCTGTGGCTTGAAAGCCCAAAGCGAGATAGGTCAGATACAGAGCCAAAATCCAGCAGGTCCGGAATTTCAAAGACAAGTCAAAGAGCTCAAAGTACTTCAGATCTTGGGCCAATTCCTTCAGCTTCATCTCCAGTCCAGTCTTTGAGGAGAAACTGTGACTTTAAAACCAGCAAGGGAACTAGTGCTGAATCTGCTGATTCACTTAACCTTGCCGAGATGGAGGGATCATTATTAGATGAAGAGCAGAAAGCCCAACAGATAAGGAAGGAAGAGAACAGACATGATCGACATATTAAAGAAATATCTACACTGAGAAGCAAACAGGCTAAATCTGATACTGATCTGGATATAGGAAAGGGGCAGATCTCTGCAGGACAAAAGCAGTCAGTGACTCAAGTTAGCTCTTACTTGCCATCTGATGTGTCTGATCTTGAACTTAGTGCCCTGGAAAACAGTATGTCAGACAAAGAAGATGATTTTCTGGAAAAACTACATGGTCCTAATCAGTACAAAGACATCAGTGAACTTGTAATAAACAAGCTACCAGGATACACAATGTAATTATAAGTTTTTACTGTCTGGAttaagataaaatatttaaactttGTTAATCCTGTTAAATTAACTAGCACATAGGGCAGCTAAATGTAAGATTTTATCATGCACATTTATTACATCAATGAATTTAGTTacgagatttttaaaaaataaactaccATTTGAATCTCTAATACTTGGTGTCTACAGCATGACTTCAGTGTCAGTATCTTAACCCAAAAGTAATCCAAACAGCACATGAAACATAACTTACTGTCAAAGCAGAAATGAagacagaagcagcaaaaaCAGTCAGCACCCACAAAAATTGTCCAGGGTAGAAGTAATAACATGCTACCAAAGCAGCCAAGTACAAAATTCATTGCTAACCAAACATAAGGTTTTATTTCTCCTGAAAATTTCCAAGCTTCCTTTTCATTACAAATAGTTACTTAAAACATAGTCACAGCCAGTAGCAACACAATTTTATCAGCCAGTCTGTATAATGATGTGTTTGCCTGTTCCATCACTAAATACAGTGACCAGAACTAGATGAGCCTTTCTAGAGTTCCTTAGGTTGAAGTTCCTCATTTAAGTCAGATTTTCACAATTTATTTTAGAATAGTGTAAGAATTATTGGTGAATAACAGTAAGTTTATATAATCTGGGAAAGCTTTAAGAAGTGGATGGAAGTTACTTGACCTTGAAGACTAAGGGGTGCAAGGAGTAGGGGAAGAGCACAGTAAATCTTCAATGCTTCACAACTCCCTGATTGCATTCTCTGACTTTGGGGAAAGAAGTGGGGTCAGCACCCACAGTCCAGAAACTTGGAACAAACAAGCATATTATGTCATGATGTAAAGATGCAAGGTAATGAGAAATTTGCCATGTCTCCTTTGCCATTAAGATAGCTGAACTGATGTTTGCTTTTGATTCCAGGTTTGCTTTTTATGGCTTCCAGTTTGATCACTGAACTTAATGTCCTCTGTTTAACTACAGAGGTTTTTCTAGAGTCCATATCCCTATGAGAaattttagagatttttttttacttgaattCCTGCCTTAGTTTTTAGTCTCATGTACCcccctttcccctctctttGAGTAGTTCATCTTCTATGTCAGCTTTACATTCCTAACTATCAATTAGGACAGTTACCCTCAGGGCTAAATGATAAGTTTATTGACTCCCCTTTTCTTTATAATTTACAATCTGACTTTTTTCCACAACTTTTTACTTTCTCACTGTAATTTTCCATGTACTTTACTGCAAGAGCCAGTGTTTACACTTTAACATCTTGGagaaattttttcctttccctcctaCTATGTGTTTATTTTGTAGGAATGACAGTACCTCTCCTATTTAAAGTATGAACATCTGTGAGGATTATTGGAGTATCTGGTGTTGACTTCTGAGAACACCACTACTAACATTTTTAATCTAAAGGTAAGCAGCTGAAATTACCTATATACCAAAGGAATCTCTGGCCAGAGCAATTCCTAAATGTTATTTAGGGTGTTTTTCATCAGCTACAATTTtagaccaaaatatttttttttcctttttcctctaaTGGACTTCTTTGATACAGATGCATTCAGACTGTCATTTATACATGGCAGTAATTGTGATTTTATTGATGGAATAATGTCTTGCACTTCTCATGAGCAAAACTATCATTAAAATACAATGCTGACCAATGAGTTGCTAATGCTACAAGTCTACAATTTGAAGAACATTatttaagaaaatttaaaaataaaagtttattttcaaCCCCAAATGGGTTGAAACTCAAGGGCAAATTTCCAGTCTTTTTTCTATCCCCTATTCCTTCTCCACTTTTCAATTTCCAGAAGCAAATAAGGTAGGAGCaatatttcttttgtttaaataaTGAAACTAATCTCTTTTCagttaattttatttgaaataacaTTAATGTTTACTATGTAATAGCATTTATAATTTTATCAGGAGAACGATGAAAATGGCAGAAAATGCATACTAGGAAGACAATAGGAGACATTACACAAGAACAAAACTGTAGCATCATGCTTGCAtggtttagtttggttttttcttttcaaatacagACTCCAGGTAGTTATTGTGTGGAGAGGTTACCAGATAGTTTCTACCCTTAGGGATAATAATCTTTTCAGATATTACTATCTTGTTGTGAGAGTAAATGAATTTTTACTTAACATTCAAACAGCAACTCTCAGTCAACAAAAATGGGAAATAACTTTATTATTAACTCATAAACCAATATATTGACAAGAAATAGCTGCTAATGACAAGAGGACTCTATGTCAACccaacagaacaaaacagaTATTTACTaccaatataaaatatttaaaaaaatatttttaaatggcagCAACAAACTCCCTTTTGTACAATTCCTGTAATATTCTACACCTACAGATACTAGCTAGCCAATATTGTCATTATAACTTGCATCCTGTACCCTGTTATCAAGTAGTTAAGATCAGAGGTTTAATAAGAGATTTCTCTAATGGAGGTATGACACCATTCTTTCATAAAGACATAATTTCTAAATTTTAAGGGCTGAATTGCATGGATGATGTTTGTGCAGGGGATAGGATAATATGCTGGGAGAAGCAAATAATAGTAGCATATACACTGCAATTCTATACCCATTTCTATGTAACTGTCCCAGCAGTAGCATAAATACTTAAGAATACATGGTTCTCATTGACTCATTACATCTAAAAATTTCCTTGCTCCACACTATTAAACAGGAAACTATAGTCACTTCAAGTTTTATATTGTTCTAAACTTTAAACTTTACTACAGCAAAATTAAAAGGTGAGAAGTAATTACTTACTATAGATCCTCACTAAACAAAGCATCTAACATCTTACTTTAGGCTTTTTTTGCAACGTCGCTTTAAATCTGTATGATATTTTAGAAATAAGTTAGATGGGTGTTCGAAAACAGTTTCATTGCTTAAGTTAAGGGTGGCTAAATCTGCCCAAATAGAATTGAATTTAATGTTTTACAACAAGACCCAAAACATTAAATAAATTCTTAGATCTACGCGTTAACTCAGATTTTATGACTCTTGCTATAATGCTTTTTAAACAGTTATTTCAGCATACTATTTATTAAAGTACTATGTAACTGATGATGGAATGGGAAGAGCAGGATACCAAATATTGATAGTTTCTGGCACTTTTCCCCTTCTATTGTCATATTTTCCTGCTGCTAAGTACTTCTTACAAGTCTTATTACTTGGTGGCTAAGAACAGTGCTAAGAAGTCCCAGCCAGGTAGGTTTCCTccgcttcattttttttttaatcctcagCTCTCAGCACTCTGATTAGAAGACACAGTTTGTTCTCTGTGATTTCTCTAATGATAGTTCCTACCCACCTATTTTACTACTTGTAATCCCTTCATCATTTTGGAAATCCTTTCCCTCAGTTTTCTGAAATTCCATCCAGCCTTGGTAACTGTGTGATTGAACTTTTGACACATTCTTACTACTTTCCATTTTCTAGGTCCCAGTATTTTATCATGCCTGGTATTGTAATAATTTTGTTCCTCTTTGTGTAAGTTGTGCTCAGAGTTAAATGCTAGTCATCATTTAGAAATCTTCGGAactgtgctttgcttttctcagcATTTGTCACCAGCATCTACTACTTGCTCATCTTTGATTgtctaaaaagaaatcaaataatTGAATCCTATATTTACACCCTTAAAAGGTGACTTACCCTAACCCTTTTTGTTGACTTCTACCTGCAGGACCTTCACCACCTGCTGGGTAACACCACTCATTCAGAGCTGTAGAATGACTGTCCAGGACTGTGAACGTTTGCCCGTAGTTATCATTTGCCATGGCAGACATCAGGCTTCTCTACCTCTAGCAAACCCTGCCTTTAATCCTTTTCTAAAGTTTTGATTTCCAATTTACCTTTCTTCTAAGATGACTGAGGCCATCTCTGTGAGAACAGATGTTGGCTTTAATTTAACATGCATTTAGAGCTAATGGCAATCACATCTGCTATAACTAATGTTTGCTACCAGATAGCTGCTTGCATTTTCCATGCTCTCTTTCAGTCAGTATACTGCTTGATTCTAACTTCAGTTTTGTTCACATTGAGGTTCTTCCCTCATGTTTAATCCCTTGTATGCGTGCAGTTCTGTTATGTTGAAGTCACCCAGACAAGCTGCAACTTCACTGTCTTTTTCTTGTTTGGCATTGACATTCACCTGCATTAAACtgtttttgctttggtttggctTTTATGATTTCACTTGTCTGAATTTTATATGACAATTGTAATGCAAACCTCCCCTGACTTTACAGAATTGCTTGCATATTCCCAGAAGTGTAGTCAGTGTTCTCTATTGTTTTCTAGAGGATAAATTTGAGTGTCTCATGCTGGAGAAAACAGTATTAATCTTCAATTCTGCAGAGACCTCTGCAAGTGATTCATTTACCAATTGTTTAAAATAGCATGGCTTGGTAGAGGAAGTGATTAAATAACATCTGAAATATATATTACTCCTAACTAAATGAACATTTAAAGATTGATTCAGGTACagataataaaaaaccccaaagccaaaCAAACCCACCTTCCCTcctcaaacaacaaaaaacctccaTAAAACTAAAATGTTAAGTAAAACAATTTCAGATGTCTGTTACATATTTTTATTCTAATCATAGAGATTTTACAAACATTTTGGGTATTAGCCTAAAAATTTCCTTCATGCCTTCATGTTCTCTATGTATCTATCAACAGAAGGTAGCAGGTTTTTAAAAGGAAGTAAAGGTATTTAAATTGTCAAATTCCCTGAAATTCCATGAGAATTAGTCACCTCAAAAATGGTTGTGGAATGGAAACCCACATAGAGGACTCTAACCATATTATTGCTTGGAAtgcaaaaatgtttttgaaagaaGGTAAGTCATGCTTCAACAAATATTTTCAGAGGCATTTGGAAAGTTAATAGTATGATTGAAAGAAACTCCCTTGGCGTCAAGGATAttccagctctttttctcttgttgTTAACTGTTGTCAGAGTCAGTATTTTTCCTGTGCCTTATGCTTATGTACTGAGTACATAACCTTTTGATTCCTCCCTGCATTTCAATGCCAACAGGATATCCAGAACCTTATTTCAGAGACATctccccctgcctgccccatTATGCCTTTCATCTTGATGCCTTGCCTGTTCCAGTTTCTCAGCACATATTTCATGCCATCTTTAGAATTCATCTTGCCCTACTTATCATTCAGAAAAACTCCTAACACTTCTCAGACACTTTCACTGATTTGTTCTTATCTTTGATATCAAACTAAAGTTCTGACCATTgtctgctgggctctgcatggttTATCCCCTTCCACCTTTTGTGAACTTTGGTTTCCTTCTCTGAACCCATTTCTATGTAACTCTACCTTCAtccataaaaaataaattaaaaaatatggaaattgCTGCAcatctgtttttccttctttcatatCACCCCTGATCTTCCTGCCTTGTGGGTACCTGTATTGCCTAGAGTTCTTGTCCACAGGAACATGCCagatataaaattttaaatagaaaCCATAAGATCATGTCTGATCTTCTCTACATTGCAGTTCTTAACATTTCATATGCTTGTTCAACAGCTGGTGTCAACACTGGAATAAGACTAAGGTAATGATCAAAATTTAATGGCATGTGTAGTGAAGGAAACTCTTTAGGATGTATTGTCAAACCTTGCTAACATCAATCACAGTATGAGGAAAGCTCTGATGTACCATGGGACgcagttttaattttcttatcCATAACTCTAACAAGATTCAGCAATAGAATTACTGTGTGTATGAAAATCTGTTTGTTAACAGCCTTTTGATTGTTGCAGGTCTTTcatctcctgctgcttctgcagtgCTACTTCACAGCCCTCCAAACATTGTGTGGCTTTATTTGTAAAGGGGAATAGATGCTTAGGGTTTCTTCAAAACAACCTTAAACAGGGTTAAGGATCCTTCAATAAAAAGGCAAGAACTCAAATTCAAGGTACTTCAGTACATTTCCTGCAAACCcatttttaataacaaaatatTGGAGCACATACACCATTATCAAAACCTTTTATCAACAGGAGATTTAGCTCATTTTCAATCAGAGCAGCAGATTTACTAATATGATGCTTCCCTGGTATTCATCACTGTTACAACACCACTTTTTAATTGCattcttttttcaaatttttagcTACTGATTAAATTCTGTTAAATTACACACATGCCATGTGAATTTAGTATGCCTTGATACAGCCAGTGCTTGGGAAGCACTTATTGCAACAGAGTCCTAACTgaaatttgctttttgtttttctgaaaccTTTTAGCAGCACAGTAGTTAGTCAGCCAGAGAAGCATCCTTTGTCAGCTACTGGCATCGCATTTTTATGTCCAGAACAGTGAGTCATGGCCAAACTTAGAGAAGTGTGTCAAGTTGGGGGCTAAATTCCAGATGTTACTCTGAAACTTTATTtgcttcttttgtagtcttaaAATGGAACTGAAATTTTGTTTCCCC
This Aphelocoma coerulescens isolate FSJ_1873_10779 chromosome 3, UR_Acoe_1.0, whole genome shotgun sequence DNA region includes the following protein-coding sequences:
- the MAP10 gene encoding microtubule-associated protein 10; translated protein: MGGRGSQNAPHGQQCCGATLAREPPASARPRTHRSLSREPGPRAGMEALFALELLVEAVRVAEPGPAELPGPAELPGPAELPAVALRLLDFPTLVLRPAATAPPLQPGQPFPFGRGKRCVFRWRPHSLFAALRRRPLRALLLALPAGLAPGPPRLLGSCAVSLAPAAAELLQRPGAPSSCGRRGRFVLRDTAGRPVGELVLGYRLTSLEAGEANAASPRAVTPPATTPEPRDEEEEEKEEEEEEGEELEGNVFCPPLLYYSREPAQPQRAPAAVEQWEYVEPQRLQERDKGHSPPRPSAGPSLLHPASPRQPHDALVQLPLLSALLAELSVLTRSAEPAAAVHPRLAWLYEAPGRGDMASRSPSCSAAVRPAETPVGPGRSSEATTPQVIQGCQEATAPGSCGVGRRPKKAVPQGQPASERNCKAKENRPPRKKLLYGLTNTLRLRLQQTNPDKLIIHERREQYRKKQIEMLKERSSLPKRKLVRSTEEQHVSCRHCSMGGSSKQNNQLDKIVQTSLENSALSESISVTGDVSPGLQKQAIANLSRNDSIPSKECPYKVTAAPVLEETLLKSALEEKYSKAQLPAAFPSDSNAKGSNGNAIHLIHHKIIEHDDVSVVSGHKLSPSRSVENNSEFIYSDDFVASLENTVYSENFTNDECTGRDSKVLDSSPEPLWLESPKRDRSDTEPKSSRSGISKTSQRAQSTSDLGPIPSASSPVQSLRRNCDFKTSKGTSAESADSLNLAEMEGSLLDEEQKAQQIRKEENRHDRHIKEISTLRSKQAKSDTDLDIGKGQISAGQKQSVTQVSSYLPSDVSDLELSALENSMSDKEDDFLEKLHGPNQYKDISELVINKLPGYTM